In Chanos chanos chromosome 14, fChaCha1.1, whole genome shotgun sequence, the sequence CCACATAGGAACACATATTTGTCTGTCAAAGCATGCTTTGAAGTTTAAAGATCTTAAAAAGCACCAGTGTGGTGAAATTTCCCTTGAAGTGAAAACTTTGTACAGATACTATGAATTTGTCTTGTTAAAATTGTCACcatatattgttgttattagcCACTGGCTCAGAGCAGTTGAGCAGTTGTAATGATTGGAGATTTAGAGAATAAACATTTGGTACTGACACCATAGAAGATGTTGATGTATGAAGCCGAGCTTCATTAGTTACTGCATGGTGTAGCTTGGGCTGGTTTTGATGAATCCTGTAAATCTGGCATCTTGGCGCTCGAAGAATAAGCCAGCTCATTTTGTCTTTACCGTCGTGGAAGAGAGAGTCTTGTtcattgtgctgttttttttttctttcgttttttttgttttttgtttgcttatttgtacgtttgtttttcgtttgtgtttgtggcctGTTCTCTGTGAGTCGTCAGAAAGCTTCACCTTTCTCAGTGAATCATGTTCGGTCCGTTTGAACccacttgtttgtttggttccTTTTCCTTCGGTATTCCGTGATATTCGGTGGCTTTTTCAGGGTATGGGAAGGCTGCCTTGCTTCTCTGCTTTCCAGGAGAACTCTGGGAAGGGTTTCTCAGATCTTTTTGGGCGGCGTCTTGCCTTAGCTGCTTCATTTCCAGGCTCATGATTTCCATGTGCCTCTAATCGGGCTGTAGACTGTCCAAGCTTTGGGTGTAAGGCCATGTCCAAAGTACTTTAAATGTACAACTGTTCAGTCCATGTATCCAGAGTCTGCATTTATATTAAATGATCTCTACAAATCTGTACTGCAATAGTTTCTTCAATCAACAGATTGCCAACTTAAGTACCACTTATCCTTTCTGAGACAAAGGAGTTCAGTGCCAGAATTTGTAACTTTTGTTTACTCAGCCGGTGCGTGTCTGTGCttacaaactgttttttttttttttttctttctttcgtttgtttgttttttagaggaaatgtttaaaatttGTTGACTTGTTCTGTGCTTGTGTCATTACTCAATccgtgttttgatttttttttctttctttttttttttttttagaggtttAGATTCTTATCGCAACTTATCTGAGAAGGGGGAAAGAACATGAGCATATTCTTTATCATTTGAAATCTGTTATTCAGACACTGAGTGATGATTATTGGataaagagttttgttttggtttttctggTTAATGGACAACGATGATGCAGATCAGCATTGGGAAAACAGCTTGGGGGGTTCTCGCCGCTCCCATCTGAAGCCATCGATATAATTATTGATTCCGACTCTGTCTGAAGGTTTGACCCTGCTGATGAAAAATGCCAAGCTGAACCAGTTTATCACATGTAAAAAGGGCTCCATTCGCTTACTTTTTGGAAGAATACGTTTAAAGAGTCAAGTTTAAAGAGTCAAGTTTAATGAGTCAGTGCATTTTTCCTCACGTactatttacatacatattgtTGCAAAGCAACATGGAAGTTGAAGGGTTTTCTCTGGTCACTGGGGGAAACGTAAGACAAAAAGGGAACCGAAATGTTTACCCACtgctgggagaaaaaaaaaaaaaagtcagtcgtcttatttatacatttattctCCATTGAAAAGATTCACTTACACAGaatcttttattattattattattattattattattattattattattattattattatttcttaatAGTAGAAGATGATAATAAATGCTGACATTCACACCTTGATTTAACTTAATTATCGGATTACGTAGGAGATTGTCAactaaaatgacaaaacatagTTTAGCGTACTGTGAATGTGAAGAAAAGAGAtggttttattaaaaacaaaaaaaaaaacatttgttcttGGGCTTTTTGTGCCTGAAGCAGTTCAGGGAAGTGAAGTCTCATTAGTCGTTCCATTTTCAAGAAATGATTCATACATTCTGTTTTCATAATAATTGGAggatgtgtgtggaggtgtatgggtgagggggggagggggggaggcgTGTGATCTCAGTTGTCAGATCAGTGAAAAATGTCAGTTCCTCCTTTTGACTAGTTGTGAGTGAACAGTATGCATAGTGTAAAAGGCAGTAGTGTGAAACTGCACCCATTCACAGGCACTGGTGTTTTAGCTTGTAGCTGTAGGAACGTCTGTGTGAACACTGagtagtgtgtatgtatatgtatgtgtgtatgtgagagagagctggtgTGTCCCAATGGGAGTGTTGTCCacctcatttctctttttttctcttgtttacGCTGAACTTGCTCATGGCTTTGCACTcacaatattatttttttcttctttattatAAGATGGGGCTGTtcttgcattgtgttgtgtgggttgttttttttttgttgttttttttttgttttgtttttttttaatgtaattccTAGCTTTTGGGAAAGTAATTGCTTTTGATGATTACTCCCCAAGTTGTCTAGTAAAAGATTGCTTAAATTAAGGTACACATTTATCTTCAGTatgaatttacaaaaatgtttgttttatattatacTCCATTAAGGAATGTTTAGAATTATATTTCTCCAATGTGGATGTAGCTGttatcattttttctttgtaaaagaATTCACTGTGTGAAAATTGGATTGCATTTTTGTATActacaatttctttttctttttttctttttttctttttttttttttttttagaacggAGGAGTTAACTAACTGGAAGTTTgggttaaatttaaatattgaaaaaacaggaaatgtgaaaaaaattcaaaatgtaacTTATGTGCAGCAGTGATTCTATACTGGCAGGGACTGTGATTAAATAATATTGTGAATAACAGCTTGCTTTttattctttcacacacacacacaccctcacacacgcaTTTAATACACATACCCCCATCTTTCATCAGTGTCTTTGAAGCACATGATCACACATTTATTGCATAACCGTCTCATGACGGTGGGCCACATATATTCCCACTCAGTGAGGTGATCTTTTACTGTCAAATAAGGGCCATTTAAAGAGTCCTTGTCTCCAGGTAGTACTTTGTCTAACTCAATAAACCGATCACAGGCATTACTAAACAAATTCTTGTAAGAATTCACAAACTGTAGCCCTATGACAGAGCAGTTAAAGCAGAACTAATCAATAGCTCAAAGGTTGAGCTGAGTAAATTCTCCTGTGTTTAGTACCTGCGTCGTTCGGCAGGGTACTGACCCTGGCCATAGCAAGAGGAGCCTGTGTCTTAAACCACTGCCTCAGCTCTGCTTTAACATAGTCTGACACCAGGGCATTTGAAAGGATTTAAAACTACTGCAGGTGAGGGGAATTTTTCCATTCTCATGTTATCTTTATAACATACAGGTAAATAGATTTATCAAAAGATAgctttgtttactgtttgttaCTAACCCCCTCCCCCTTGGCAACACCTTTATAACATCTGTTATATAGGCAAGCAAAAGCGTTTGTGTACTTAATGGACTCTTCTATTGTCTTTTACTGTTCTTCCTTTTTAATTACACGAGTGTCATATTGCCATGAATAGAAACTCAACCGAAAACTGGCTTTGCTCTGATAACCTGTAGGAACCAAAAAAGGCTTTAAAAGGTTGATTTAATCAACCCCAAAATAAATTTCTTCAGGttatcaaaatacattttaaaaaacatttacatattacaTTCTCTCTTTTAGTCGTAAGAATGCTCTTGCATGATTTTAGGCTTTGTCTTTCCCCATTAAGTTTTAGACATGACCAACATTTAGAACTGACAAAGCCAGGGAGTCAAAAAATTCAGTGAGCTATTGGAGGtcataaacattaaataatGCTGTTAAAATTGATTTCTTTCTCCCACCATGTGAACAGAGCTTTTTGTTTCAAAACCTGCTCATAGCCAGTTGGAGGTGAACTATCACAGCTAATGACTTGTGTTTGGGCACCCAAGCTTGCCAAGACATCatgcttctcttctctgtagGAATCAAGATTATTACGTTTCTATAAATGTCAGAACAACAACGTTTTTGGTCCAGAATACATTTCTTCAATAACAAATATGCTACTGGTTAAATCTGGAACGTGGTAAAGGTAAACATTTCTTTCAAGATGACAGAATCGTTGAGATTTTTGCCTCCAGGTGAATCTAtacttctcctctttttttctgtggggtAACAAAATGAGCAGTGAGCCATGCTCACTCGTGAGTCCTGGACCACTGAATTGTAAAGCTCTCTGTCCTCAGCAGGATGAAGttttcagggtgtgtgtggtctttggGACTCCTCTTCCTGCTCTCCACAGTCCAGGCAGCCCACGATATCTGCAATGCCAAGCCAAAAGACCTACCCTTGGGGCCCATGTGTGTCTATCGCAGCCCCGAACCTGATGAAGATGTGTCAGCTCCAACAGAAAAACCTGAGAAGATTCCAGAGGCCACGAACCCTCGGGTGTGGGAACTGTCTAAAGCCAACAGTCGCTTTGCCCTCTCCCTCTTCAAGCAGCTCGCTCAGGGAAAGAAACAGgaggaaaacatttttatgtctCCAATCAGTATCTCCACAGCCTTTGCCATGACAAAGCTGGGAGCATGTAACACTACACTGGAACAGCTCATGAAAGTAAGCTGTCAAATCAGGCATATGTTAATAATtaccctctttctctatctcatCAAGTGTCCAAACTGTGTCTTAattttggtttcttttctcctctgtaggTTTTTGAGTTTGAcacaataaaagagaaaacCTCAGACCAGGTTCATTTTTTCTTTGCGAAGCTCAACTGTCGCCTGTATCGCAagaaagacaagaccacagaacTGGTCTCAGCTAATCGTCTGTTTGGAGAAAAGTCTTTGTATTTCAACGAAACCTATCAGAATATCAGTGAACTCGTGTATGGGGCTAAACTGATGCCTCTAAATTTTCAGGTCATTCTCTTTAATGCATATACTCTTTCTAATTAAATGATCTGTGgccaactttttttcttcttcctcttttttttttttaaatctaactCATTGTCTTCAAATCCAGTCTTGGTTCCCTCTTTCAGGAGAAGCCAGAATTGTCACGCATGACTATCAATGAATGGATTTctgacaaaacagagaacagaataaaGGACACTTTGCCACAGGGCTCAATAGACTCCACCACTATCTTGGTTTTGGTCAACACCATCTATTTTaaggtgaggagaggaagaatggAAGTCAGAAGTTTCATTTAGTTTAACCCCTTATGTGCCAATagaaaatgtttgttatttgCATTGTTACAGGGTCAGTGGAAAAATAAATTTGATAAGCAAGATGTCTTGCCGTTAAGCTTTCACATTAGTGAGAGTCAGAAATGCCAGGTGCCCATGATGTACCAGGAGACCAAATTCAAGTACGGCCGATTTCCCGAGGACAAAGTCAAAGTGTTAGAGATGCCCTACAGAGGGGAAGACATAACTATGGTCCTAATCCTACCCACTGATGAAACCCCCCTGTCTGAGGTACGTATTTAATGCAACACGTCATCCAAAGTCGTGCGCAGCTGCATGCTGAGGTGGTCTTCCAGCATTAACATGTGTTCTGTTGTCTTACGTTTTTGCATCGAGGTGGAAGCCAATCTGGACCTGAACAAACTCACCGGGTGGTTGGATGCTATGAAGGAGACTACAGTGGCAGTGCAAATCCCACGCTTCCGCATTGAGGACAGCTTCAGTCTGAAAGAGAAGCTGCAGGCTATGGGACTTGAGGACCTCTTCAGCCCAGAACGGGCCAGTCTCCCGGGTATGactggttgctttttttttttaatttacagtaaACGTGACCATTCATTATGATCCAGTTCTTAAGCTACACCGTGTGTGTTGCAGCTATatgacttttgtgtttttgaaccAATGCATTTCAGGTATGGTCGCTGATGACGGAAATGGGCTCTTCATCTCAGACGCCTTCCATAAAGCCTTCCTAGAGGTATGGGATTCAATGCTAGGAAAATAGTCTTAGTGGCCTTTTTTAATTACTTCGTAAAGTTCAGCTAGAATTTTTCcttaccatggcaacagttgTGTTTATTGGTATGTGGATACATAAACTGAAATTTGTTAATATTTGCGGATAAAAATTAAGTAAAATTAAGTAAATTAAGTACTAAAAAGCAGTAAGATAAAATGATCATCTACTGTAACAGTTATCCTATTTagatttttgttctgttttacaaTCATTGCCAT encodes:
- the serpinc1 gene encoding antithrombin-III, which gives rise to MKFSGCVWSLGLLFLLSTVQAAHDICNAKPKDLPLGPMCVYRSPEPDEDVSAPTEKPEKIPEATNPRVWELSKANSRFALSLFKQLAQGKKQEENIFMSPISISTAFAMTKLGACNTTLEQLMKVFEFDTIKEKTSDQVHFFFAKLNCRLYRKKDKTTELVSANRLFGEKSLYFNETYQNISELVYGAKLMPLNFQEKPELSRMTINEWISDKTENRIKDTLPQGSIDSTTILVLVNTIYFKGQWKNKFDKQDVLPLSFHISESQKCQVPMMYQETKFKYGRFPEDKVKVLEMPYRGEDITMVLILPTDETPLSEVEANLDLNKLTGWLDAMKETTVAVQIPRFRIEDSFSLKEKLQAMGLEDLFSPERASLPGMVADDGNGLFISDAFHKAFLEVNEEGSEAAAATAVVALGRSFNFNRENFIANRPFLLLIRESTINAMIFTGRVSNPCESS